TGGTCTTATCCATCTTGTCCGAGACCACGTAGCCGCGTGCGGTCTTCCGGTACCCGCGGGCATCGGCTCCGTTTGCGTCAGTTGTCACTGCTGCCTCATTCTTGTTTTCGCTCATTTGGCATCATCCTCAGCGACCTTGGCTTCAGATTCAGACTCAGTAGCCTTCTTCTTGGACTTCTTCGGTGCCTCGGGTGCTGCTTCCTCAACGGGAGCGGCAACCTCGGGACGAATGCCCAGCTCGCGCTCACGCAGCACCGTGTAGATGCGGGCGATATCGCGCTTGACTGCACGCAGACGACCGTGGTTTTCCAGCTGGCCGGTGGCCGACTGGAAGCGGAGGTTGAACAGCTCCTCCTTGGACTTGCGCAGTTCCTCGACGAGACGGTCCTTATCGAAGCCGTCCAGCTGCTCAGTTGTCAGCTCTTTTGATCCAACTGCCATTTCTATTCACCACCCTCGCGACGCACAATGCGTGCCTTCAACGGCAGCTTATGGATCGCCAGGCGCAGTGCCTCACGAGCTACCTCTTCAGAAACACCGGAGAGTTCGAACAGAACCCGTCCCGGCTTGACGTTTGCAACCCACCACTCCGGAGAACCCTTACCGGAACCCATGCGGGTTTCGGCCGGCTTCTTCGTCAGCGGACGGTCCGGATAAATGTTGATCCAGACCTTTCCGCCACGCTTGATGTGGCGTGTCATGGCAATACGTGCAGCTTCAATCTGGCGGTTGGTGACGTATGCAGGCGTCAGAGCCTGGATACCCCACTCGCCGAAGCTGACGGCAGTGCCGCCGGTTGCAGCGCCGGAGCGACCCGGGTGGTGCTGCTTACGGAACTTGACTCGACGTGGGATAAGCATTTAAGCCTGTCCTCCTTCTGCTGCGGGGGCAGCTGCCTCAGCGGCCGGAGCCTCTGCAGCAGGCGCGGCGGCCTTGTCGCCGCGGTCGTTGCGACGACGGCGGTCGCCGCCGCGGTCGCCACGGTCGGCTGCCGGGCCGCGGCCCGGACGGTCGTTGGAGCGTCCGCGGGACGGTGCAGCAGCCTGCTGTGCAGCCAGTTCCTTAGCGGTGACGTCACCCTTGTAGATCCAAACCTTCACACCAATGCGGCCGAAGGTGGTCTTGGCCTCGAAGAAGCCGTAGTCGATCTGCGCGCGGAGGGTGTGCAGGGGCACACGGCCTTCGCGGTAGAACTCCGAACGGCTCATTTCGGCGCCGCCCAGACGGCCGGAGCACTGGATACGGATACCCTTTGCACCTGCACGCTGTGCGGACTGGATGGCCTTCTTCATCGCACGGCGGAAAGCCACGCGGGAAGAGAGCTGCTCAGCAACACCCTGGGCAACAAGCTGGGCTTCCATCTCGGGGTTCTTGACCTCGAGGATGTTCAGCTGAACCTGCTTGCCGGTGAGCTTTTCCAGCTCGCCGCGGATGCGGTCCGCTTCGGCGCCGCGGCGGCCGATCACGATGCCCGGACGTGCAGTGTGGATATCCACACGGACACGGTCACGGGTGCGCTCGATCTCAACCTTGGC
This Arthrobacter sp. zg-Y20 DNA region includes the following protein-coding sequences:
- the rpmC gene encoding 50S ribosomal protein L29; this encodes MAVGSKELTTEQLDGFDKDRLVEELRKSKEELFNLRFQSATGQLENHGRLRAVKRDIARIYTVLRERELGIRPEVAAPVEEAAPEAPKKSKKKATESESEAKVAEDDAK
- the rplP gene encoding 50S ribosomal protein L16; translation: MLIPRRVKFRKQHHPGRSGAATGGTAVSFGEWGIQALTPAYVTNRQIEAARIAMTRHIKRGGKVWINIYPDRPLTKKPAETRMGSGKGSPEWWVANVKPGRVLFELSGVSEEVAREALRLAIHKLPLKARIVRREGGE
- the rpsC gene encoding 30S ribosomal protein S3 is translated as MGQKVNPHGFRLGITTDHVSHWFADSNKPGQRYKDFVREDIKIRQLMSTGMDRAGIAKVEIERTRDRVRVDIHTARPGIVIGRRGAEADRIRGELEKLTGKQVQLNILEVKNPEMEAQLVAQGVAEQLSSRVAFRRAMKKAIQSAQRAGAKGIRIQCSGRLGGAEMSRSEFYREGRVPLHTLRAQIDYGFFEAKTTFGRIGVKVWIYKGDVTAKELAAQQAAAPSRGRSNDRPGRGPAADRGDRGGDRRRRNDRGDKAAAPAAEAPAAEAAAPAAEGGQA